A region of Thioalbus denitrificans DNA encodes the following proteins:
- a CDS encoding glycosyltransferase family 4 protein: MEQTIAPLRFERQLMLEEAEAHPEWGERPTNESVFDRLCETEEAEWSQADLILCGSEFVRTAIGLCGGPVERCEVVPYGVHLARYQGHVRERRYEGPLRVLMVGSVGLRKGTPYVLEAAKLMGPRAQFRAVGPIDLRPGVLRDLSSHVQVLGSVPRSDMPKHYAWADVFLLPSLCEGSATASYEALAAGLPVICTDNTGSVVSDGEDGFIVPIRDANSICERLSWLSDAPERLAEFGFNATRKCAVVSEAAYAKRLLTVLNKRTAD; this comes from the coding sequence ATGGAGCAAACCATCGCGCCGCTGCGTTTCGAGAGGCAGCTGATGCTGGAGGAGGCTGAAGCACACCCGGAGTGGGGTGAGAGGCCTACCAATGAGTCGGTCTTTGACCGCCTGTGCGAAACCGAGGAAGCGGAGTGGAGCCAAGCGGACCTGATTCTCTGCGGTTCGGAATTTGTAAGAACGGCAATAGGATTGTGCGGTGGACCGGTTGAGCGTTGTGAGGTCGTTCCCTACGGCGTGCATCTGGCCCGCTATCAGGGACATGTCAGGGAAAGGCGATACGAGGGTCCACTCCGGGTCTTGATGGTCGGTTCGGTTGGGCTGCGTAAGGGAACACCTTATGTGTTGGAGGCGGCAAAGCTCATGGGACCGCGTGCGCAATTCCGGGCAGTAGGTCCGATTGACCTTCGGCCAGGCGTGTTGCGAGATCTTTCTTCCCATGTCCAGGTGCTGGGATCGGTTCCGCGAAGTGACATGCCGAAGCACTACGCATGGGCGGATGTTTTCCTGTTGCCCTCACTTTGTGAGGGTTCTGCGACGGCCTCATATGAAGCCTTGGCGGCCGGTCTGCCTGTGATTTGTACAGACAATACCGGTAGCGTGGTGAGTGATGGCGAAGACGGATTTATTGTTCCGATCCGGGATGCGAATAGCATTTGCGAAAGGCTGTCATGGCTTTCTGATGCGCCTGAACGACTAGCGGAGTTTGGCTTCAATGCGACTCGGAAGTGTGCGGTGGTTTCGGAGGCGGCGTATGCAAAGCGACTATTGACGGTTCTCAACAAGAGGACGGCAGATTGA
- a CDS encoding flippase, whose product MSKAQRGWRDTILESCNLHLAQWDVQLSVSPSDVFPFHDSGLLPRTMTPIRSYILRGASWSAAVQVLNTALSFAASVLLARLLGVTGYGAYQYTMGWIALLGTLAGFGLGRVVERELAVAVAKQEWARVKGAVRFGYLVVALVSVALAVILLVLTTLIPGEKGALFATAAFLLPIQALLGLSGAVLLGFKRVVQSSLPNVLHMCAFVALLVVVWLVAPTEGSLEPDTALYLQMAAAGVALALGIALASIAYGVQPEWKHPLEPDYAATSWLKAGLPLLLISGMLTINNQADILMLGALVNDEAVGMYHTATRMANFIAFALGAMIVPMRPLMSEFNSTGQQVRLQRMVTKSIRAVFLLTLPLAVVFIFFGGPLLGWIYGDAFREAASALALLSIAQLLNVATGPVQALLVMCSHEKTVAWGVALSTFVNVSLNSILIPLAGIDGAAMATGLSLAIWNLVLVRETERQLGIRPTIFGHRLSLNRRAGLAANETATR is encoded by the coding sequence TTGAGCAAAGCGCAGCGTGGCTGGCGAGACACTATCCTTGAATCCTGCAACCTGCATCTTGCTCAATGGGACGTGCAACTCAGCGTTTCCCCAAGTGACGTCTTTCCGTTCCATGACTCCGGCTTGCTACCAAGAACCATGACTCCGATTCGCAGCTACATTCTGAGGGGTGCAAGCTGGAGTGCCGCAGTCCAGGTCCTCAATACCGCGCTGAGTTTCGCGGCCAGTGTGCTTCTTGCCAGGTTGCTCGGGGTTACAGGCTATGGGGCCTATCAGTACACGATGGGCTGGATCGCTCTTCTGGGTACGCTTGCAGGATTCGGTTTGGGTCGTGTCGTCGAGCGAGAACTGGCGGTTGCTGTTGCCAAACAGGAGTGGGCGAGAGTCAAAGGGGCTGTGCGGTTCGGCTATCTCGTCGTTGCTCTTGTCTCCGTCGCCCTGGCCGTTATCCTCTTGGTGTTAACGACACTCATTCCTGGTGAGAAAGGGGCCCTGTTCGCCACTGCAGCGTTCCTGCTGCCGATTCAGGCCCTCCTGGGGCTGAGTGGCGCCGTACTGCTCGGTTTCAAGAGAGTCGTGCAGAGTTCGTTGCCGAATGTGCTTCACATGTGCGCCTTCGTGGCCCTGCTGGTCGTGGTTTGGCTGGTCGCTCCGACGGAAGGCTCTCTGGAACCGGACACGGCCCTTTATCTCCAGATGGCTGCGGCGGGGGTCGCGTTGGCGCTTGGTATTGCCCTTGCTTCCATCGCTTACGGGGTCCAGCCGGAGTGGAAGCACCCGTTGGAACCGGACTATGCGGCTACATCTTGGTTGAAGGCAGGGCTGCCGCTGCTGCTTATCAGCGGCATGCTCACCATTAACAACCAAGCCGACATTCTCATGCTTGGAGCACTGGTGAACGATGAGGCGGTGGGCATGTACCATACCGCGACCCGGATGGCGAACTTCATCGCCTTCGCGCTGGGCGCGATGATCGTCCCGATGCGCCCCTTGATGTCAGAGTTCAATTCCACAGGACAGCAAGTACGGTTGCAGCGCATGGTTACGAAATCCATCCGCGCTGTCTTTCTCCTCACTTTGCCGCTTGCAGTCGTTTTCATTTTTTTTGGCGGCCCATTGCTGGGCTGGATCTACGGCGATGCGTTTCGCGAGGCCGCGAGTGCTCTCGCTCTACTGAGCATTGCGCAATTGCTGAACGTGGCCACCGGGCCGGTGCAGGCTTTGCTGGTGATGTGCAGCCACGAGAAGACGGTGGCGTGGGGAGTTGCCCTGAGCACCTTCGTGAACGTGTCGCTGAACTCAATTCTGATTCCCCTGGCCGGAATCGACGGCGCGGCAATGGCCACCGGATTGAGCTTGGCCATCTGGAACCTGGTTCTCGTCCGGGAAACTGAGAGACAATTGGGCATCCGACCCACCATTTTCGGTCACCGGCTTTCCTTGAATCGTCGTGCAGGACTCGCTGCCAATGAAACCGCAACCCGCTAG
- a CDS encoding glycosyltransferase: MKIASFAIPMIGGVYSVASRLRQGLAEHGVEMRWIGIGPRGIEAWNEPGMEAERAHGIVVGMDAASDREQAAAVIAYLESERFDGVILDVLGGVLQPNLARYLPEHFFRLLIVHSITPGTYAHARAIRDFVHATVGVSPRVRKDLVRRHGFDPERTHAIPNGCDLSPFASTRRDHSEAVLRVLCLGRVENSSKGVLDIPRIARRLNRPDIRFTIAGDGPDLGALKAAARGSSSSFNFLGAVPPAQVADLMARHDVLLFPSRFEGLGLSLVEAMVTGCVPVASLIRGVTDFVVEDGVTGLLFPVGSIRRAADALNRLADDRTLLDRLSSNAHSAALARFDVGQMAEQYHDVLRTLMASRHAIHSPLALESWHYPAALRPGWRRYVPAWAKGYGRILAARLR, encoded by the coding sequence ATGAAAATCGCTAGTTTTGCCATTCCGATGATAGGTGGTGTTTATTCCGTAGCCAGTCGTTTGCGTCAGGGCTTGGCGGAACATGGCGTTGAGATGCGCTGGATCGGTATCGGCCCAAGGGGCATAGAAGCCTGGAACGAGCCTGGGATGGAGGCGGAACGCGCCCACGGGATTGTTGTCGGCATGGACGCCGCCTCGGACCGGGAGCAGGCCGCGGCGGTGATCGCCTATCTCGAAAGTGAGAGGTTCGATGGTGTGATCCTCGACGTGCTGGGTGGGGTGCTTCAGCCCAACCTGGCAAGATACCTTCCAGAGCACTTCTTTCGCCTCCTGATAGTGCATAGCATCACGCCGGGAACGTATGCCCACGCCCGTGCAATCCGCGACTTCGTGCACGCGACCGTGGGAGTATCGCCGAGGGTCCGTAAAGACTTGGTTCGTCGCCACGGTTTCGACCCTGAGCGGACACATGCCATCCCTAATGGATGTGACCTCAGCCCATTTGCGTCGACCAGGCGCGACCATTCCGAGGCCGTACTGCGAGTCCTATGCCTGGGGCGAGTCGAGAATTCGTCCAAAGGGGTTTTGGATATACCGCGAATCGCCAGAAGGCTGAATCGGCCCGACATAAGGTTCACGATTGCTGGTGATGGCCCCGATCTGGGTGCGCTGAAGGCTGCTGCGCGTGGCAGTTCCAGCAGTTTTAACTTCCTGGGCGCGGTCCCGCCCGCCCAGGTGGCTGACTTGATGGCTCGGCATGACGTGCTGCTGTTCCCGTCGCGGTTTGAAGGCCTCGGACTGTCTCTTGTGGAGGCTATGGTTACCGGCTGTGTGCCTGTTGCCTCTCTGATTCGGGGCGTGACCGACTTTGTCGTCGAAGACGGTGTGACCGGGCTGCTATTTCCCGTCGGGAGCATCCGTCGCGCTGCCGACGCGCTCAATCGACTGGCAGACGACCGAACACTTCTCGACCGGTTGAGCAGTAACGCACATTCAGCGGCATTGGCGCGCTTTGACGTCGGGCAGATGGCGGAACAGTACCACGACGTTTTGCGGACCCTGATGGCATCTCGTCACGCAATCCATTCCCCGCTGGCATTGGAGTCTTGGCATTACCCCGCCGCGTTACGGCCAGGTTGGCGGCGTTACGTTCCGGCTTGGGCCAAAGGCTATGGGCGGATCCTGGCGGCACGTTTGCGCTGA
- a CDS encoding transposase produces MARLARVVAPGLPHHITQRGNRRQNTFFRDDDFRVYIDLMATWCAHYGVAVWAYCLMSNHVHLIAVPEEANGLAPAISEAHRRYSRHINFREGWRGHLWQGRFASFPMEETHLLAAAQYVERNPVAAGMVKAAGDYPWSSARAHLDGRDDRLVRVGPLLEMVSDWGAFLEEPLP; encoded by the coding sequence ATGGCAAGACTGGCCCGAGTGGTGGCCCCTGGATTACCGCACCACATCACCCAGCGGGGCAACCGGCGGCAGAACACCTTTTTCAGGGACGATGACTTTCGGGTCTATATCGATCTCATGGCCACGTGGTGCGCGCATTACGGTGTCGCGGTTTGGGCCTACTGCCTCATGAGCAACCACGTCCACCTGATTGCCGTGCCGGAAGAGGCAAACGGACTGGCGCCGGCGATCAGCGAGGCGCACCGCCGCTACAGCCGACACATCAATTTCCGTGAGGGATGGCGGGGCCATCTGTGGCAAGGGCGGTTTGCCTCTTTCCCCATGGAGGAAACGCACCTCCTGGCTGCGGCCCAGTATGTCGAACGGAACCCCGTGGCGGCGGGGATGGTGAAGGCGGCCGGCGACTATCCCTGGAGCAGCGCCCGGGCGCACTTGGATGGCCGGGACGACAGACTGGTCCGAGTGGGGCCGCTTCTGGAAATGGTCAGTGACTGGGGAGCCTTTCTGGAGGAGCCGCTCCCCTAG
- a CDS encoding acyltransferase family protein, which produces MGKALINPFMRIGSADAAVRHQYIDVLRGVAILGVIAVHSHQNIGGLSTLVAWICNYGQVGVQLFFVASALTLCLSASERDESSPTNFYIRRFFRIAPLYYFGIILYFVWRSGLSLYQGGQLAVPKGYTISGIVENILFLHGFDPFNFNFVVPGGWSIATEVSFYAIFPVMYLLLRRMSLTQFFLLIIVVAVFSFLVQYYAICHVQPHLVDREILDRVIPNDQFGYIYALIINQINVFLIGMATFRMLNYKISAAHLALAAFLIVESCFLLNDRVYDTGFDGFAYPALSAVAFSIITIKISGVGIPSNIVFRALIEIGKSSYSMYIIHFIVLYIVNELLFNFGVYEFVKLPEGQLVLLFVSVVTLTYYVSTLTMGYIEAPGIRMGKCFLRQMHRG; this is translated from the coding sequence TTGGGTAAAGCGTTGATCAACCCTTTTATGCGAATAGGTAGTGCTGACGCTGCAGTACGGCATCAATACATAGATGTTCTAAGGGGCGTGGCAATTCTTGGTGTAATTGCGGTGCATAGCCACCAGAACATAGGTGGGCTTTCGACGCTAGTGGCTTGGATTTGTAACTATGGACAAGTGGGGGTTCAACTATTCTTTGTTGCTTCCGCCCTAACTCTGTGCCTCTCTGCGAGTGAGCGTGACGAAAGTTCCCCAACAAACTTCTATATTAGACGCTTTTTCCGCATTGCACCTTTGTATTATTTTGGAATCATTCTGTATTTCGTGTGGCGATCCGGGTTGAGTCTATATCAGGGAGGGCAGTTGGCTGTTCCGAAGGGTTATACGATCTCCGGAATTGTGGAGAATATCCTATTCCTACACGGATTCGACCCTTTCAACTTTAACTTCGTTGTTCCTGGAGGCTGGAGTATCGCCACAGAAGTATCATTTTATGCGATTTTTCCGGTTATGTATCTATTGCTTCGCAGGATGAGTCTGACGCAATTCTTTCTGTTAATAATCGTTGTTGCGGTGTTTTCATTCTTAGTTCAGTATTATGCCATATGCCATGTTCAGCCGCATCTGGTCGACAGAGAAATTCTGGATCGGGTAATTCCTAATGATCAATTTGGGTATATATATGCACTTATTATTAATCAAATAAACGTATTTCTTATTGGAATGGCAACATTTAGAATGCTGAATTATAAAATATCCGCAGCACATCTTGCGCTCGCTGCGTTTTTAATCGTTGAAAGTTGTTTCCTGCTGAATGACCGCGTGTATGATACAGGCTTTGATGGCTTTGCTTATCCAGCTCTATCGGCTGTTGCATTTTCAATTATAACTATCAAAATATCTGGTGTGGGTATACCCAGCAATATTGTTTTTCGTGCTTTAATTGAGATTGGTAAAAGCTCCTACTCGATGTATATAATTCACTTTATTGTTCTTTATATTGTGAATGAGTTGTTGTTTAACTTTGGAGTTTACGAGTTTGTCAAATTACCTGAGGGGCAACTTGTACTGCTATTTGTGTCGGTCGTTACGCTAACATACTATGTTTCGACATTAACGATGGGCTACATTGAGGCGCCTGGCATAAGAATGGGTAAATGTTTCCTTCGACAAATGCATCGTGGATAA
- a CDS encoding sulfotransferase family protein: MKPQPASLEPSLDRGLTSRRLLKAIAHPLWALRNARYHWVRTISDSEHVFVMGPPRSGTTLMQSLLRSHPGFCGLEDETWFFFRRNYLDLRYPELPQEEMSRILRQARDSVDLFDAIANALMEQKGARRFVEKTPEHALCLPFLTRHFPRSKFVFMLRDPRDGYLSALRNPRVKSGSIPMYTELWKRSVAAFVTAQESGAKIELVRYESLCRDPRAVLEKVMTFLGESLDPAQLQSENYSKTRVRNQQGHQRLAERITDASVGQWRAHLSPEQLEEFQERIGPWMERMGYTADGR, translated from the coding sequence ATGAAACCGCAACCCGCTAGCCTTGAACCCTCCCTTGACCGTGGTCTGACATCGCGCCGGTTGCTCAAGGCAATAGCGCACCCTCTTTGGGCTCTGCGCAATGCCCGTTATCACTGGGTGCGCACCATCTCCGATTCCGAACACGTGTTCGTCATGGGGCCACCGCGCAGTGGCACAACATTGATGCAGTCGCTCCTACGGAGCCACCCCGGTTTCTGTGGCTTGGAGGATGAAACGTGGTTTTTCTTCCGGCGCAACTATCTCGATCTTCGCTATCCGGAATTGCCACAAGAAGAGATGAGCCGGATTTTGCGTCAGGCGCGCGACTCGGTAGATCTCTTTGATGCAATTGCAAACGCCCTGATGGAGCAGAAGGGCGCCCGGCGGTTTGTGGAAAAGACCCCTGAGCACGCATTGTGTCTACCCTTCCTCACGCGCCATTTCCCCCGGTCAAAATTCGTTTTCATGCTACGAGATCCCCGGGACGGTTATCTCTCGGCGCTTCGCAATCCGAGAGTCAAGAGTGGAAGTATTCCAATGTACACGGAACTCTGGAAGCGCTCCGTGGCCGCTTTTGTGACGGCTCAGGAAAGCGGAGCAAAAATAGAACTGGTCCGGTACGAATCACTGTGTCGAGATCCTCGGGCAGTCTTGGAGAAAGTGATGACCTTTCTGGGCGAGTCGCTCGATCCGGCACAGTTGCAGTCCGAGAACTATTCGAAGACGCGTGTCAGGAACCAGCAGGGCCACCAGCGCTTGGCGGAACGGATCACCGATGCGTCGGTAGGGCAATGGCGAGCACATTTGAGCCCTGAGCAGTTGGAAGAGTTCCAGGAACGCATCGGGCCCTGGATGGAAAGAATGGGCTACACTGCGGACGGGCGTTAG